GGTTCTCGGTGATCTTCATCACGCACGATGTGTCGCTGCTGATCGAGCTGGCCGACCGCATTGCGATCATGTACGCGGGCGAGATTGTCGAAGACGCCGGGAGTCGTGAGGTGTACCACGAGCCGCGGCACCCGTACACGGCGGGATTGCTGCACTCATTTCCGCCGCTGCGCGGGCCGAAGCGCGAGCTCGGAGGCATTCCAGGGTCGCCGCCCGATCTGCTGTCGTTGCCGAGTGGATGCCGGTTTCGCACTCGTTGCCCGTACGCGTTCGGTGCGTGTGCGCGCGTTGTGCCGCAGTTGGGAGACACCCTTTATGGCGACGATGAAGCGCACCGTGGTGTCGCGTGCCACCTGCATGACGCCACGATTGACGGACCGTCGGTGCCGCCGGAGCTTGCCGTGCGGCCGGAGGGAAGGACGCTGTTGGGCGTCAATCCGCGCGAGAGCGGGAAGATCTCCTGACGCTGCCGCCGCCTCAGCTGAGGGCCCTAAAGCGGCGCAGCAAAAGGCTGTTCGACACCACGAAGACCGATGAGAACGCCATCGCCGCACCCGCGAACATCGGGTTCAGCAAACCGGCCGCCGCCAACGGCAACGCCGCGACGTTGTACGCGAACGCCCAGAACAGGTTGCCCTTGATCGTGCCGAGAGTGCGGCGTGACAGCCGCACGGCGTCGGCGGCAGCTCGCAGGTCCCCGCGAACGAGCGTGATATCGGATGCTTCGATCGCGACATCCGTTCCCGTGCCCATCGACAGTCCCAGATCGGCCTGCGCCAGCGCAGCAGCATCATTGACGCCGTCACCCACCATCGCTACACGCTTGCCCTCGCCCTGCAACCGCGTGATCACAGCGACCTTCTCTGCGGGCAACACCTCGGCGATCACATTCTCACTGTCGACGCCGACGGCCTCTGCGACTGACCGCGCAACGGTCTCGTTGTCTCCGGTCAGCAGCACGGGGGTCAGCCCCAGCGAACGCAACCGCGCAATCGCCTCGGCAGAGGTCGGCTTGATCGCGTCAGCGACAATGAGGATGCCGCGGGCGGCGCCATCCCAGCCCACGGCGACCGCTGTCTGGCCCGACGCGGCCGCAGCATCCATCGCCGATTCGAGTTCTGGTGTGAGAGGCTGCGACCAATCGGCGAGCAGGCGAGGTCGACCTACCAGAACCGCATGGCTCGACTCGCCGTCGGTAACGACGCCCTGAACGCCCAGGCCCTCGACGTTCGTGAAGTCTTCGACACGAGGGAGCGTGCCCGTGCGTTCGGCAGCTGTCGCGATGGCGCGTGCAATGGGGTGCTCCGATGCATCTTCGAGTGCTCCGGCCAGGCGGAGTACCTCGGCTTCATCAACTCCATCTGCGGCGACCACGTCGACGAGCGTCATCTGACCCGACGTGACCGTGCCGGTCTTGTCGAGAACGATCGTGTCGACTCGACGGCTCGTCTCGAGAACCTCGGGCCCTTTGATCAGGATGCCGAGCTGCGCGCCGCGACCTGTCCCCACCATGAGCGCCGTCGGCGTTGCAAGACCGAGCGCGCACGGGCAGGCGATGATCAGCACGGCGACCGCGGCGGTGAATGCCGCGGCAATGCCATCACCGAAGAACGCCCAGAATCCGAACGTCGCGAGGGCGAGCACGATGACGATCGGCACGAAGATGCCCGAGATCGTGTCGGCGAGCCGCTGCGCTTGCGCCTTGCCGTTTTGTGCCTCTTCGACCATCGTGGCCATCTGCGCAAGCTGCGTGTCGGAGCCGACGCGAGTGGCCTCGACAACAAGCCTGCCACCGGCGTTCACTGTGGCACCAATCACCGCATCGCCGGGTCTGGCCTCGACCGGGACGGATTCGCCCGTGACCATGGACGCATCAACGGCAGACGTGCCCTCGACAATGGTTCCGTCCGTCGCGATCTTCTCGCCCGGGCGCACGACGAAGCGGTCACCGACGACGAGAGAGTCGACGCTGACGAGCTGCTCGTGGCCGTTCCGCAGCACCGAAACGTTCTTGGCTCCGAGCTCGAGCAGAGCGCGCAGCGCATCTCCGGCTCGACGTTTCGACCGCGCCTCGAAATATCGACCGAGGAGGATGAACGTGATGACCCCCGCACCGACCTCGAGATAGATGTTTGCTTCCCCATCGGAACGAGCGATCGTGAACTCGAATGCGTGCGTCATGCCCGGCATTCCCGCCGAGCCGAAGAACAGTGCGTACAGCGACCACAGGAACGCTGCTCCTGTTCCCATCGACACAAGCGTGTCCATCGTGGCGGCGCCGTGCTTGAGGTTCGTCCACGTCGCCTTGTGGAACGGATAGCCACCCCACACGATCACCGGCGCAGCGAGTGTCAGCGACAGCCACTGCCACGAGGTGAACTGCAACGGCGGAATCATCGCCATCGCAATCACGGGAATGCTCAGCACGGCCGAGATGATGACGCGATTGCGCAGCGCCCGAACGGGATCGCGCGTTTCGCCGCCTGCCGCCTCATCGTCGCCCCGAGGCGTCGGCAACTGCGCTGTGTAGCCGGCCTGCTCTACCACTGTCACGAGAGACGACCGCTCGACATCGTCGCTGTAGGTGACCGTGGCCTTCTCCGTCGCATAGTTGACGGTGGCCGTCACGCCGTCGAGCTTGTTCAGCTTGCGCTCGATGCGGTTCGCGCACGACGCGCAGGTCATACCGCCGATGGCGAGCTCGACCTCCCGAGCCGTCGGGGCTGATGTCTGCGGGTGAGTCTTCATCTCATGTCCTCGTGCGTCGACGTCCGGTGCCTCGGTATCAGGCCAGCTGGTAGCCGGCCTCTTCGACGGCGGCTCTCACGCCCTCGGCGCAGACGGGCTGGTCAGCGGACACCGTGAGCCGGCCGCTCGCCAAATCGACGTCGACGCTCCTCACTCCGGCGACCTCGCTCACCTCTTCGCTCACCGACCGCACACAGTGTTCGCACGTCATTCCCGTGACGGTGAAGTCAGTGGTTGTCATTGTCGAGCTCCTCCTCTTTCGATCCTATACCGTTACCGGGTGGGGGTATGTTTAG
This DNA window, taken from Paramicrobacterium agarici, encodes the following:
- a CDS encoding heavy metal translocating P-type ATPase, with the translated sequence MKTHPQTSAPTAREVELAIGGMTCASCANRIERKLNKLDGVTATVNYATEKATVTYSDDVERSSLVTVVEQAGYTAQLPTPRGDDEAAGGETRDPVRALRNRVIISAVLSIPVIAMAMIPPLQFTSWQWLSLTLAAPVIVWGGYPFHKATWTNLKHGAATMDTLVSMGTGAAFLWSLYALFFGSAGMPGMTHAFEFTIARSDGEANIYLEVGAGVITFILLGRYFEARSKRRAGDALRALLELGAKNVSVLRNGHEQLVSVDSLVVGDRFVVRPGEKIATDGTIVEGTSAVDASMVTGESVPVEARPGDAVIGATVNAGGRLVVEATRVGSDTQLAQMATMVEEAQNGKAQAQRLADTISGIFVPIVIVLALATFGFWAFFGDGIAAAFTAAVAVLIIACPCALGLATPTALMVGTGRGAQLGILIKGPEVLETSRRVDTIVLDKTGTVTSGQMTLVDVVAADGVDEAEVLRLAGALEDASEHPIARAIATAAERTGTLPRVEDFTNVEGLGVQGVVTDGESSHAVLVGRPRLLADWSQPLTPELESAMDAAAASGQTAVAVGWDGAARGILIVADAIKPTSAEAIARLRSLGLTPVLLTGDNETVARSVAEAVGVDSENVIAEVLPAEKVAVITRLQGEGKRVAMVGDGVNDAAALAQADLGLSMGTGTDVAIEASDITLVRGDLRAAADAVRLSRRTLGTIKGNLFWAFAYNVAALPLAAAGLLNPMFAGAAMAFSSVFVVSNSLLLRRFRALS
- a CDS encoding heavy-metal-associated domain-containing protein is translated as MTTTDFTVTGMTCEHCVRSVSEEVSEVAGVRSVDVDLASGRLTVSADQPVCAEGVRAAVEEAGYQLA